From Geotalea uraniireducens Rf4:
TTGTCATTGAGCTTGGCGATTTGCTGGAATGACTGCCTGGAAGAAATTATGTCCAGTTGGGCAGCACGGACCAGAATCGTCCTCATGCTCACGGAGTAGCGAATCTTGATGTCTGCAAGCAGGGAGTACGGAAGCCAACGGTTACGGTAGGGGTGCAGCTCGGCCTCGACGATATTGCGCGGCAGAATGACCGCCCCGGCCAGATGATTGGCGGCCTGCTCACGGGGGTCCGTCCTACCGGTTTTCGGATGCATTGAAGTGGGAGTTTGGTACTCCCGCCGATGAAAAATAAGATGGGAGAGTTCGTGAAGCGCGGTAAAGTATTGTCTCTCCGTACGGTGATTCGAGTTGACGAAAATAACCCCGCCGACTTCTTCCGTGTAGGCGGAAAACCCGGAGACCGTGTCGGGGAGCTGGTGCAGAAAAATCTTGAGCCCCTTGGTTTCCAGGAGAGAAAGGACATCTCCCAATGGAGCGTCCTCAACACCCAGCCAATCCCTCACCTCATTAGCAACCTGTTCGACAATATGTTGATCGAACGCATCAAGGGGCCGGGATACGGGGAGATTTGGCAGAACTCCTGCCAACTTCTCGATCTCGGCGTAATCGTAAGCCTTGCGGGTCAGCAAGCTTTTCAGGGCTGGTGACAGGGTTTCGGTGGCATCAGCGCGGAACAGCAACACCGGTTCAGTCACATTGCCCGTGCCGAGCATTACGTCGATGGGTACATGCAAAATCTGACAGAGTTTTACCACCTGCTGCATTGAAGGCTGTCGTTCCCCACGTTCCCAGGCGGCTATGGTTTGTCGGGTAACACCGGCAAGTTCGCCCAAGGCCTCTTGCTTCATACCGGCAAGCTCTCTAAGCTCCCGTAAAATCATGGGATACCTCCCTTCCTCTTCCTGTCGATCAATCATTGTGCAAATTATTTATGTTCTATATGTGTAACATGATATCAATAAATAATATGTTTGACAACCATCAAATGTTATATTATGTATGTTGTGGTCCAATAGAAAAAAGCCACAAGATATGGGGATATCCTGTGGCCATCCGCAAGCCCGGCGGGGACCGGGCTGCTTGTCAGAGTGCTTTGGAGGCTCTCTATGGTGTTTTTCAATATCATAGATGATGACTTTTGGCAAGCCAGGATAACGCGCCCCTTGAAAGGAGACCCTGGTCATGAAAAAGTCAGCACCGCAACGAAACGGCAAGCGACTGATTTTCCGCGAATGGCGGACAATCAACGACAAGCTCGTACATGCTTCAGAGTACGGGCTCAAGGCTTGGCCCTTATGGGTTTGAGCACTTCACCGTGAGGGGTGGCAACACCCCTCTCAGTTCAGTTCACCAATTTCAAAATGGGAGAAATACCATGGGAAAACATCTTAAACCGGGCAATACGGCACCGGCATCGGCACAATATGAAATCGTCGGACCAAGAGGCGGTCGTACAGGACAAGAACGGACTGTGACCAGAGGGGAGCCGCTACCGCCAACTCCGCAGGCCGGTCAGGGATATGTCATTGCTGATCGAACGAAGAATAGAGCTGGCAGAAGATAACAAATACGAAGGGGCAAGCCGTGCAGGCGGATTGCCCCTTCTTGAAACAACGTTCAATGTGTTCAGGCGCCAGATATCACGAATTGCGTCCCCTCACTGTCGCCCTTATTGCCTCCCAATCTTTATCTTTGGGCATAATGAAAAGGCACTTTCCGTTACTCCGCTTCTCCCAGAGTTTGCCCAGTTGACGTTTTTCCACGTTCTCCGGCAACACCCAGTCACGGCTGTTCTTGTATTCCACCGCCAAAATCCGGCCATCCTCCAACTGACAGAGGAAGTCGGGATAAAAACGGTCGCTGCCGGTTTGCAGCGAAAATGACGTCCTCTTGCACTCCACGTTGCGGACCCAGAACTTCACCCCTTCGAGTTGCGTTGCCAAAAACAGTGCACACTCGAATTCGTCCCCGTTCCCTTTCAGATTGCCGATTTGCGGAAAGAAATGCTTGGGCAGGTCGGTAAAGCCGCAATAGATCGAGTCATGGGCGTAGCGCCCCTGTTCAAATACGACCTGGCTTCGGTCATTGACGGTAAAGTCTTCCGGCGCGAGCAAGAGGGTCTGATGCACCTTCTGCATCGCCTGTTTCCTGGCTTCGCCGATCTTTGTCTCCAATGTGTTGCGCAGCCGAAATTTGGCGTACGCAAGTTCTTCCAGCGTAAAACCGTTGGTTCGCAGCCAATCCACTGCTTTGTTCAGGAAGGCCGCCTTTTCGTCCGGGAGCAGGGTCTCGTCATAGATGTTCCGCTCCAGCCAGGAGACAAGATGCACCTGATCCCACCCCGAGTGATACTCGAAAAGGAGCGGCTCCGCCACGCCGGGCTGGAAAGGGGTGAACTTGACCTTTTCCTTGTCCAGGTACATCGTGCCGCCTTGGGGCTGCATGCTTGCCTTGCTGAATGTCGTCAGGTCGCAGGGATAATCCAACAGGCTCCAGTCTCCCTGCAACAGATGGGTGGCTTCGAACGGCTCCCACAAGTCACCTTGGCGGTACTGGAGTTGTGGGACCTTGAAGCGTTCACCCTGTTCTGCCGGTGACTTGGGTGGCACTTTGCGTGGTGAGCGCAGGCGGACAATGGCCTCACGAACCGCCTCCTTGCCCGCCGGGGTCTGAAAGACATCCTGCAAGGCCTTTACCTGGGTTTCGGTAAAGGTGCCCTTCAGGGTAATGGAGCCGTTCTCGGGGGTGATCTCGATCTTCTTTGCCAGATTTTCCGGGATGGCCTCTGGCTCGGGCAGTTCCGGCGTACTATAGGTCAGGCTGTGCTGGTGAGTAAACAGGTCTTCCGTCTGCTGGTCATCCGGGATATTGATCAGCTCCCTGGCCTCCTGCCGTTCGAAGCCGTTGCGTACCAGACCGTCCTTGAGGCTTTCGACCGTAGCCGCGAAGTTGCTCGACGTCAGGTAGGCATAAGCCATGTTCAGTTCCGGGTGATCCTTTTTTTCGGCGTACGGCAGGCGCAAAACCCGTCCCAACACCTGTTCCGCCGCCGTGGCCGAGCTGGTGTTGCGCAACGAGCAGAGCACGTAAGCAAATGGGCAGTCCCACCCTTCTCGCAACTTATCCACGGTAATGATGTAGCGGAAACGGCAATCCTCGGCCAGAATATCCTTGCCTGCGATCTCGTCAACCGTGCCGGTGGCAATGGCGATTTCATCGACAGGAATGCCGAAATCATCCAGCAGCGCCTGCCTGACCTTTTCCGGTATCAGCGTTTCATGGTCGGCGTCTTTGCGCTCCGCCTGGATAAGCATGATCGGCCGCAGATATCTCTTGCCCGCCGCCCGTTCCGCTTCAGCGGCCTGCTGCAACCGGCCCAGACAGGCAATTGCGTCGCGCAGGGCATCGAGCCAGTTGGGGCGCTGGACCAGGGTCAGCGGCATCTTGATCATGAATTCAGTATGCAGTACCGATGCGGAGACGCTGTAAAGCACGTTGCTCGGCTGCCAGGTGCGGTCCGGGGTCGCCGTCAGTTCCAGGATGGCGCACGGTTCGAAACGGGACAGGGTGTCAAAGGCCAGGGGGGTGCCTTGATTGTGGGCCTCATCCACAACGACAAAGGGTTTGCGCAGCCGCAGCACATCCACCAGCGAGCCATTGCCGCGCACGGCCGGGTCGGTGATCCCCTCGAAGTGCTCCATCAGGCTGCCGTTTTGCTTGTAGACGCTCAGGCGGCCGGTTTCCTCCTGCTTGAAGGCCTGCATGGTGGCGACGATGATTACGTTCGAACCGTTCAGCACATGGGGCGTCACCCGCAGGGCTTCCTCGATGTCCAGCACGGTCACTTCTCCCAGCTTCGACGACACCGCCTGGAAGAGAATCGACTGCGGGGCGCGCAGCGCCTTCAAGGTCTGCTCACGGATCGGCTCCGACGGCACCAGCCAGAGAGTCAGGCTGAACGGCACATGCAGCAGACTTCGGTTCACCCGTTCAATGGCCATGCCGGCCACCATGGTCTTGCCGCCGCCGGTGGGGATCCGCAGACAGACGTAGGGTGTCATCTCCAGGTTGCGCAAGGGGCGATAAAACAGCGCCGTGTTGCACCACTCTTGGGTGGTTGTGGCATAGCTTTCGCGGGGAACTCCGCTCTCCTGGCAGCGATTGAGGAACTTTTCGAACCAATCCAGCGCGTCGAACTGATAACTCTTGAGGATCATGCAAACTCCACGTCCCGTGGGGACGGTATGAAGATAGCCGGGGAATTCATTCCCCGGTTCATGGAATAAAACAATCATCACGTCACGTACGTGACGTGGGGAATTGGTGGGGCGTCTCAAATCCGTGGGGCGTTCAAATCCGTGGGATGAATCCCACGGCTACCGTCAAACGCCCCTCTGGGGCTTTATACACCAGTTTTAAGCTTGTACGGTAATTGCTTGAAGACGATCTCCTCGCGCCGCTGCCGTTCGTGGTCGATGCGGCAGGCCGTGCCGTATATGACTTTCGGCCCGTCGTGGCCGGGCAGCGCGGCCAGGATGGCGATTGTCAACACATTGCCGCCCCGTTGCGTCTTGTCCTTGAGGATGCCGTTATAGAGGAGATAGACCGCCGTGCCGTTATGGACGCCCAATAGCGGGTTGTCCAGGGTGGCCGTGGCGGGCAGCGGCTCGCCGGTTTCGGTGAAATAGACATGCCGGGCAAGATCGGAAAAGCGCACCGAGGAGCGGATATTGCCCCGCTCGTCAAAGAGCGGTTCGCTCAGTTCGCAGAAGCGGAAACCGCCACCGAGAGCGGGAACTTTCTCGTAACCTTGCGAAACCCGCGAGAGTCGTTGTGCAGTGATCTTGCGGCAGATATGTTCGTCCATCTCCACCAGGATAAAGCGGCGGTTACCGCCGTCTGAGGCGTTCTGCGCCAGCACGGCATGGCCTGTGGTGCCGGAGCCAGCGAAGGAGTCAAGAATGAGAGCGTCTTTGTCTGATGAGATTTGCATGAGATGGCGAATGAGACGGGTAGGTTTCGGTGTAAACTTTACCTCCGGCACAAGCGCCCGTAGCTCTTTTGCCGCTTCATCCGTATGCCCGGCGACCTCATGTTTAAGTAGAGACACCGGTATCATTCCCTGCTGTATTTCAGATAAGAAATTTTTCAATCTCGGTGTAGAGCTTTTGCCGTCCTTACCCCACCAAATACGATTTTCTTTCTCATTCTTTTCATGCACTTCTTTTGACATTGCCCAAACGCGAGTTTCTTTCGGCCAAATTTCTTCTTCAGTATTTCGATTGATGATGGGATAAAAAAGATTTGGTCTTTCACTAGCAGTATAGCGACAAGAATAATCCATTGATTGCCAAGGGCCACGTGGGTCATTGTCTGGGTTCTTGTATCTTCCCGTCTGGTCAAAAGTCAACGGCAGCAAATTCCTTTGAAACTTTGATGACTTGCGATACGCTAGCAATGTTTCATGTAAGTATCCGATGTCTTTAGTGTCAGGTGGCGGTGAATATCGTTTTTCCCACGCAAAGGAGCACAAGAAGTTATTTGCCCCGAAAATCTCATCCATCATCATCCGCAGGAAATGCACTTCGTTATCATCAATACTGATGAAAATAGCCCCGTCATCCCGCAGAAACTCCCGCAGTAGCGCCAGACGCGGGTACATCATACACAACCACTTGTCATGCCGCGAAAGGTCTTCCGCCTCCTTCCCCACGGCCCTGCCCAACCACTCCCGCATCTCAGGGCTGTTGACGTTGTCGTTGTAGACCCACCCCTCGTTGCCGGTGTTGTACGGCGGATCGATGTAGATGCACTTCACCTGTCCGGCGTAGTAGGGCAACAGCGCCTTGAGCGCCAGCAGGTTGTCCCCCTGCACCAGCAGGTTGCCGCTGCCGGGATCGCCCACGGAAAGTTCAGGATTTTCCCGCAGCAGGTGAAACGGCACTTCGCGATGATGGTTGACGACGGCTTTCTTGCCGATCCAGTCGAGTCTGGGCATAACGGTTATTTACCTTCCATTGCTGCTTTTCGCTTACGTCCCGTAGGGACAGATTGACGGTAGCCGGGGAATTCATTCCCCGGTTCATGGGACCATAACGTTTCCCACCGTCGCGTACGCGACGGATGAATGGGGGATACATCCTCAATCCGTGGGATAAATCCCACGGCTACCCTCAAACGCCCCTGACGGGGCTTTACCCATTTTCGTCCCGTAGGGACAGATTGACGGTAGACGGGGAATTCATTCCCCGGACAACATCGCAATGTTTCCCCCCGTCACGTACGTGACGGATGAATGGATGATGCCTCTCAAATCCGTGGGATAAATCCCACGGCTACCGTCGCACGCCCCTGACGGGGCTTTGAATATCATTATCCCCATACATACCGTTCATCATATTCAACGCCGTGTTTGCGGAGAAAATGCACATACTCCTCCTGAAACGACTTTGTACGGTGATGTTCACGCTGTCCTTCGATATAGCGCACGGTATCGGCAATCTGCGAAACCCCGACAGTGAATGCTCCATAACCATCCTGCCAGGCAAAAGCAGCCATATCGTTGTCTGTCTCATGAATCCATCGCGACGACGCACCCTTGAGCAATTGCACTGCCTTGCTGATCGGCATGCTTGGCGGCATCGCCAGAAGTATGTGGATATGGTCGTCGTATCCTCCAACCTGCAAGGCTTTCATTGCGTTCGTACGAGCTATGCCGCAAGGTATTCCCAGATACGAGCTTCCTTCTGCGGGGTAAGCCACGGTTCGCGGTTTTTCGTACTGAATACGATATGGTAATGCAATGCGGTGTATGTATTGGCCATTCTGGTTGCCTTGTTCACTCGTCGCCACGCGACGATTGTAGGAGGGCTTCTTCCGTCCCGGCGATGAATCGCCCTCTCTTATCGAAATTTCAATAAAAAAACGCCTGGCGAACAATTTTCCAGGCGGTTATCATATCCTTGTTTTAAATCTTATTGATGAACACTTCCCGCGGCTTGCTCGTCCCGTCACTGGGGCCGACGATCCCTTCCTGCTCCATCTTCTCGATGATGCGGGCGGCGCGGTTGTAGCCGATGCGCAGCCGGCGCTGGACCATGGAGATGGATGCCTGGCGGGCCTCGGCAACGAGGGCTACCGCATCGTCATAACGATCGTCCACCTCTTCGTCATCGCCACCCTTCTCTTCGCTCGATTTCATCTCCAGGATCGACTTTTCGTAGACCGGTTTTCCCTGTTTCTTGAGGAACTCCACCACCCGCTGCACTTCGGTATCGGAGACGAAGGCGCCGTGGCTGCGCTGCATCCGGGAGGTGCCGGGGGGGAGGAAGAGCATGTCGCCCGCACCCAGGAGCGATTCGGCGCCGTTGCAGTCGAGGATGGTGCGGGAGTCGATCTTGGACGACACCTGAAACGAGATGCGGGCCGGGAAGTTGGCCTTGATCAGGCCGGTGATGACGTCCACCGACGGCCGCTGGGTGGCGAGAATCAGGTGGATGCCGGCGGCCCGGGCCATCTGCGCCAGGCGGGCTATGGATTCCTCGATCTCCCGTCCGGCAACCATCATCAGGTCGGCCAGCTCGTCGACGATGACAACGATATAGGGGAGGTGGCCGTGATCCAGTTTTTCGTCCTTATTGAGAAAGGCCTGGATGGCTGCTTCGTCTTCAGCCGGCAGATCCTCCACCTCTTCCACCACCACGACCTCTTTAACCTGGTTTTCGGCCAGCTCCTTTTCTTCCCGTTCCAGCTGCTTGTTGTAGGAGTCGATGTTGCGCACCCCCTTGTCGGACATGAGCCGGTAGCGCCGCCCCATCTCTTCCACCGCCCATTTCAGGGCCAGCGAGGCCTTCTTCGGGTTGGTCACAACCGGCAGCAGCAGGTGAGGAATGCCCTCGTAGACGGAAAGTTCCAGCATCTTCGGGTCGACCATGATGATGCGCACGTCGTTCGGCGTGGAGGTGTAGAGAAGCGACAGGATCATGGTGTTGATGGCAACCGACTTGCCGGAGCCGGTGGCGCCGGCGACAAGGAGGTGCGGCATGCGGGCCAGGTCGGTGACTAGCGGCGCGCCGGCAATGTCCTTGCCCAGCGCCAGAGGCAGCTTCATCTTGCGCTGGTGGAACTCTTCGCTGTTGAAGATTTCCCGGAGCGATACCATCTCCCGGTCACGGTTGGGGAGTTCGATACCCACCACCCCTTTGCCGGGTATGGGGGCAACGATACGGATGGAAAGGGCCTGGAGGGCCATGGAAAGGTCGTCGGCAAGGCCGGCGATGCGGCTTACCTTGATGCCCGGGCCGGGTGCAAATTCGTACATGGTGATGACCGGGCCGGGACAGATCTCCACCACCTCGCCATCGACGCCGAAGTCCTTGAGCTTTTTCTCAAGCAGCCTGGCGTTCATGGTCAGAGATTCCTTGTCCAGTCGCTTTCCCGTCACCTGCGGGGCATCGAGCAGCGACAGGGGGGGCGTCTGGTAGTTGCCGTCGGACTTGATGAATTCGAAGGCCTCCTGGATGGCCGCAGTCTTCTTTTCTTCCTGCTTCTTTTCTTTTTTCGCCACCGGCGCAGGGACAGTAATGGGAGCTGCCGCCGGCTTGATCACCGGGGCGCTGGAGGCGGTCGATTTATTTTCCTTGCCCAGGAGCTCGCGGTTCAATGCCCGGCGCTGCTGAAAACGCGCCCATCTCTCCTTCAGCGCATTAAGCCACCAGTCGGCAAAGAGGAGAAAGGAGAAACGGGAAAGCACCATGATCGCCGCAGCCAGGAGCGGAAGGATGATGAGGAGCGCACCCGCCTTGCCGAAGGCCCGCTTCAGGAGGTCGGCGGTCTTGAACCCGACCCAGCCGCCAGTCTGCACCCGCTGTCCGAGGAATTCGGTGAATTCCAGGTTGAAGGCGAACATGGCGGAGAGCGCCAAGAGAAGGGCAAAGAAGGCGATCACCTTGTAGTATCGCCAGCGCACTTCGTTGTAACGGAGAGTCCGGTAGGTCAGGTAGAGGAGCGCAACGGGCATGGCATAGGCAGCCAGGCCGAACAGCTGGAGGAATGCATCGGCCAGCTGTGCGCCGAACCGGCCACCCAGGTTGTGGGTTTCTGCCGCGGCCGAGTAGCTGTTGAAGGAGAGATCGTTGCCGTCAAAGGAAGCAAGGGCGATGAGGAGGAATATACCCACTGCCCCCATCGCGATCCCCTTGATCTCCTTGGTCAGCTTTTCTTTTTTAGCCAGCTGTTCCATTTGTTATCCTCGTGCTGCGTGCCAGGAGATTTTAGACGGTTTTACGCAGCACGCTGAACGCAGCACGCAGCACGTAAAAAACCCTACATCTCCAGGATGAGCGGCAGGATCACCGGCCGCCGCTCAATGGTTTTGTTGAAGAACCGCCGCAGCACGCGGCGCACCTCAAGCTTCACCTCGCTCCAGTCGGCCAGCACTTCCGTGTTTACCAGCGCCAGGGTGTCGACGACCACTTTTTTCGCCTCGTCCAGGTATTGCTGACTCTCGTCCTCGAAGACGAAGCCGCGGGAGACGATGTCCGGTCCATAGATGATCTCGCCGGTCCCCTGGTTGATACCGATGATGACCACCACCATGCCGTCTTCGGAGAGGTGTTTGCGGTCCTTGAGCACCACGTTCCCCACGTCGCCGACCCCCTTGCCGTCAACGAAGACCCTGCCGGTCTCGACCCGGTCGATGATGCATCCTTCTCCGTCGCTGAAGGCGATCACATCGCCGTTCACCGCCAGGATGCAGCGCTCCTTGGCAAGGCCTACCTTCTGCGCCAGCTGTGCGTGCTTGACCAGGTGGCGGTATTCGCCGTGGACAGGGATAAAATAACGGGGGCGCACCAGGTTGTGGAGCAGCTTCAGCTCCTCCTGGCTGGCGTGGCCGGAGACGTGCACCTCGGAAACCTTTTCGTGGTAGACCTCTGCCCCGCGGCGGTAAAGGTGGTTGATCAGGTCGGAGATGGTCTTTTCGTTGCCGGGAATAAAGCGAGAGGAGAGGATGACCGTGTCTCCTTCCTCCAGCTTGATCTGCTTGTGGTCATCCATGGCGATCCGGGTGAGCGCCGACATCGGCTCGCCCTGGCTGCCGGTGGTGATCATGCAGATCTCTTCCTTGGGCAGCCGCGGCAATTCCTTCAGGTCGATGAGGAGCTCGTCGGGAATGCGCAGGTAACCGAGTTCCCGGGCGATCTGGACGTTGGCGATCATGGAGCGGCCGTTCAAAAGCACCTTGCGGCCGGATCGGGCAGCAGCCTCCACCACCTGCTGCACCCGGTGGATATTGCTGGAAAAGGCGGCAACGATGACGCGCCTGGCGCAGCGGGGAAAGATCTCGTCGAAGGCATCCCCCACCAGTTTTTCCGAGAGGGTGTACCCTTCACGTTCCACGTTGGTGGAGTCGGCCATCAGCGCCAGGACTCCTGCCTCGCCGTAGCGGGAGAAGGTGGCCAGGTCGGTCAGTTCGCCGTCTACCGGCGTCTGGTCAAGCTTGAAATCGCCGGTATGGATCACCACCCCTTCCGGGGAGCGGATGGCCAGGCCGCAGCCATCGACGATGGAATGGGCGACCCGGATGAACTCCACGCTGAAGACGCCGAGGCTGACTATGTCGCGGGGCTTCACCACCCGCAGGTCTACCTTGCTGTCCAGGTCGTATTCCTTCAGTTTTTCCTTGACGAAACCGAGCGTCAGGGCCGTACCGTAGATGGGGGGATTGATCTCCCGCAGCACGAAGGGGAGGGCGCCGATGTGATCCTCGTGGCCGTGGGTGAGGCAGATGCCGCGCACCTTGTCGGCTCGATCGAGGAGATAGCTAATATCGGGTATGACGATGTCGATCCCGAGCATGTAGGGCTCGGGAAACATCAGGCCGCAGTCGATGATGATAATGTCATCGCCGTATTCGAAGACGGCCATGTTCAGGCCGATTTCGCCCAGTCCGCCGAGGGGGATGATCTTCAGGCCGATTGTGTCGGCAGTTGCAGTTTCCATTTCTTAACCTTTTGCCTGTAACGCAGCAAAAACCAAAATAGAAAACCTTTGAACCGCAAAGGACCCAAAGGGCCTAAAAAGCAAAGGGCGCAAAGAAAGATAATATGTTTCAAATTCAATCTTTGGGTTTTGAGCTTGGTTACGGCTTTACTTTGCGTTCTTCGCGTCTTTGCGGTCCAGAGACTGGTTTGTTTGTCTGCGTTTTTGGTGTCGTGTCGGTTAGCTCACTGTTTCGCCGTTTGCTTCACCAGCTGGGCGATCTTTCCTTCGCAGCGGGCAATCCATTCCTTGCCGGGGGAAGTAAGACCGCGTACAGCGTAAAAAGAGCTGCGCAGAGAGCGGTAGGCTATCAGGGCCTTATCCATGTCGCCTGCCTGTTCATAGTGTTCGCCGATGCTCCACAGTTTTTCGGCAGCGCGTTCCACCAGGTCGCTGCCGGGGGTATACATGTGAATCGACGATTCATAACCGGCGATGCCGGCAATGTAATCGCCGGCAGCCAGCGCTTTTTCACCCTTGTCGAACTGGGTATGCTGACGATAGAGGGTGTTCCCCCAGATGAGGACTATTGCGATGACGGCGATAAGCGCGATGTTGACGGCGATGGTCTTTGCTTTTTCCATAAGTTTCCTATGCCAGAAAAAATCCGGGTACGGCAATGAGCAGCGCGCCCACGAGGGCAGCGATCAATCCTGCCAGTGCGAGGAGGGCGGCCAGGATGTCAAAGGGGCTCCGCAGCCGATGGGCAGCCGGCAGGCCCCAGGCAATGGCGGCAATGCCGACGACAACCATGGCACAATATAGAATCAGCATCATATCACTCCAGCCCTGCGGCGATAGCATTTCTGACCTGCTCAAGCAATTCCGGATGCTCTTTGCCATTGTATGTGGCGGTGGTGACCGGTTCGGCAAAAGTGATACTGAGTATTCCCGGATAGAGTTCCAGGCGGTTACGCGGGTTTATCCGCATGCTGCCGTTGATGGTGAACGGGACGATCGGCACGCCGGCCTTCACCGCCAGGAGGAATCCCCCTCGCTTGAAAGGGAGCAGGTTGCCGTCCGCGGTGCGGGTCCCCTCCGGGAAAACAACCACGCTGCTGCCGCTCCTGATTCGCGCCGCCGCTGCATTCATGCTTTTCAGGGCGCGACGGCCGTCACTCCGGTCGAGGGGGATATAGCCGGCGCGGTGCATGGCGCTGCCGAACAAGGGGACCCGGAACAGCTCCTCTTTCGCAATCCATGAAAATCGCCGTGGGATTGCCAGGGACAATGCCAGGATGTCGAAATTCCCCTGGTGGTTTCCCATGTAGATGACCGGTCCGTCGGTGGGTATCTTTTCCACGCCATCCACCCGGACTTTTATCCCGGCAAAGAAAAGTCCCCACCGGCTCCAGAACCTGGCGCATTTATGGGCAAAGGCGCCGGTAGCATCGAAGAAAGTGCCGCAAACAGCCATTGCACTGCACATTAAGGTGAACGGGACAAAAAACAGCAGATAAATACGCGCACGTAGCATAAATCAACATAACTCCGAAAATTATCCGAGTTAAAGTACTGTTTTTTATCGGCAGAGTCAAACCAAATATCGCTTGCCTAAAAGGCGCATTTTCTATAGACTGCCTGCATTCAGTGGTGTGTGAAAAAAGGTGATAAGGAGTTGCCCTATGGCCAGTCTCAATAAAGTTATGCTGATAGGAAACCTCGGCAAGGACCCTGAAGTGCGTTACACCGCCTCAGGAACGGCGGTTGCTAGTTTTTCCCTGGCAACCAGCGAGAAGTTCAAGAACAAGTCCGGTGAGTGGGAAGAGAAAACCGAGTGGCACAACGTCACCCTCTGGGCCCGCCTGGCGGAGATTGCCGGCGAATACCTGTCCAAAGGGAAGACCGTATATATCGAAGGACGCCTTCAGACCCGCAAGTGGCAGGACCGTGACGGCAAAGACCGCTACACCACCGAGATCGTCGGGGAGAAGATGCAGATGCTTTCCGGCAAGGGTGAAGGGGGCGGCGGTGGCCGCCAGGGTGGCGGCAGACCCAGCAGCGATGAGCACGGCGGCGGTGGCCCGAGCTACGAAGAGCCGGTGTTCAATCCCGATGATGATATTCCGTTCTAACCGCTCATATGCGGCGTGTCAGGTTAATGACATTTCAAAAAGGCAACCCTCCGGTTGCCTTTTTGCTATCCGGGATACGGATTGACGCCTTGCCATACAATTTAACTCATGCTAAAAATTTCTTGCAAAAATAAAAATATATAAACATAGTTATTTTTTTGACCTGAGTAAATGCGAGGGGTAGAACAAATGCATATCCGCAAAAAAATTCTCGATTACGAGTATCAAGAGGTGCTGGACGTGAAGACCCGCGAGCTGATCCGGGTCGGTTGCGCGGTAGCCGTCGGCTGCCCCACCTGACTGAAAAAGCACTTCGCGGTCGCGAAGGAAGCGGGGGCAACCCGGGCCGAATTGAAAGAGGCCATTGCCTACGGCATCATTGCCCC
This genomic window contains:
- a CDS encoding DNA translocase FtsK; this translates as MEQLAKKEKLTKEIKGIAMGAVGIFLLIALASFDGNDLSFNSYSAAAETHNLGGRFGAQLADAFLQLFGLAAYAMPVALLYLTYRTLRYNEVRWRYYKVIAFFALLLALSAMFAFNLEFTEFLGQRVQTGGWVGFKTADLLKRAFGKAGALLIILPLLAAAIMVLSRFSFLLFADWWLNALKERWARFQQRRALNRELLGKENKSTASSAPVIKPAAAPITVPAPVAKKEKKQEEKKTAAIQEAFEFIKSDGNYQTPPLSLLDAPQVTGKRLDKESLTMNARLLEKKLKDFGVDGEVVEICPGPVITMYEFAPGPGIKVSRIAGLADDLSMALQALSIRIVAPIPGKGVVGIELPNRDREMVSLREIFNSEEFHQRKMKLPLALGKDIAGAPLVTDLARMPHLLVAGATGSGKSVAINTMILSLLYTSTPNDVRIIMVDPKMLELSVYEGIPHLLLPVVTNPKKASLALKWAVEEMGRRYRLMSDKGVRNIDSYNKQLEREEKELAENQVKEVVVVEEVEDLPAEDEAAIQAFLNKDEKLDHGHLPYIVVIVDELADLMMVAGREIEESIARLAQMARAAGIHLILATQRPSVDVITGLIKANFPARISFQVSSKIDSRTILDCNGAESLLGAGDMLFLPPGTSRMQRSHGAFVSDTEVQRVVEFLKKQGKPVYEKSILEMKSSEEKGGDDEEVDDRYDDAVALVAEARQASISMVQRRLRIGYNRAARIIEKMEQEGIVGPSDGTSKPREVFINKI
- a CDS encoding single-stranded DNA-binding protein translates to MASLNKVMLIGNLGKDPEVRYTASGTAVASFSLATSEKFKNKSGEWEEKTEWHNVTLWARLAEIAGEYLSKGKTVYIEGRLQTRKWQDRDGKDRYTTEIVGEKMQMLSGKGEGGGGGRQGGGRPSSDEHGGGGPSYEEPVFNPDDDIPF
- a CDS encoding GSU3128 family (seleno)protein; protein product: MHIRKKILDYEYQEVLDVKTRELIRVGCAVAVGCPTULKKHFAVAKEAGATRAELKEAIAYGIIAPSGRAKNFAVGMAEELDLEL
- a CDS encoding lysophospholipid acyltransferase family protein, with translation MLRARIYLLFFVPFTLMCSAMAVCGTFFDATGAFAHKCARFWSRWGLFFAGIKVRVDGVEKIPTDGPVIYMGNHQGNFDILALSLAIPRRFSWIAKEELFRVPLFGSAMHRAGYIPLDRSDGRRALKSMNAAAARIRSGSSVVVFPEGTRTADGNLLPFKRGGFLLAVKAGVPIVPFTINGSMRINPRNRLELYPGILSITFAEPVTTATYNGKEHPELLEQVRNAIAAGLE
- a CDS encoding ribonuclease J, coding for METATADTIGLKIIPLGGLGEIGLNMAVFEYGDDIIIIDCGLMFPEPYMLGIDIVIPDISYLLDRADKVRGICLTHGHEDHIGALPFVLREINPPIYGTALTLGFVKEKLKEYDLDSKVDLRVVKPRDIVSLGVFSVEFIRVAHSIVDGCGLAIRSPEGVVIHTGDFKLDQTPVDGELTDLATFSRYGEAGVLALMADSTNVEREGYTLSEKLVGDAFDEIFPRCARRVIVAAFSSNIHRVQQVVEAAARSGRKVLLNGRSMIANVQIARELGYLRIPDELLIDLKELPRLPKEEICMITTGSQGEPMSALTRIAMDDHKQIKLEEGDTVILSSRFIPGNEKTISDLINHLYRRGAEVYHEKVSEVHVSGHASQEELKLLHNLVRPRYFIPVHGEYRHLVKHAQLAQKVGLAKERCILAVNGDVIAFSDGEGCIIDRVETGRVFVDGKGVGDVGNVVLKDRKHLSEDGMVVVIIGINQGTGEIIYGPDIVSRGFVFEDESQQYLDEAKKVVVDTLALVNTEVLADWSEVKLEVRRVLRRFFNKTIERRPVILPLILEM